In one window of Geotrypetes seraphini chromosome 3, aGeoSer1.1, whole genome shotgun sequence DNA:
- the LOC117357390 gene encoding ADP-ribosylation factor-like gives MGLLLSRIHEALTGFYGLNARILLLGLDAAGKTTIIYKLKLNETVTTIPTIGFNVETVQPIKNVTFTVWDVGGQEKIRILWKHYFINTDGLVFVVDSSDSERFSEAKEELEAILEDVEMKRVPFVILANKQDLPGARRPQELVDELELRKQRGHEWHVQGCCATSGEGLVEGLEKLSELVKQRKKPRAF, from the coding sequence ATGGGTCTTCTACTGAGCAGAATCCATGAAGCTCTGACAGGTTTCTATGGCTTGAATGCTCGGATCCTGTTGCTGGGGCTGGATGCTGCTGGGAAAACTACCATCATCTATAAGCTGAAGTTAAATGAGACCGTCACTACCATCCCCACCATTGGCTTTAACGTAGAAACGGTGCAGCCGATCAAGAATGTGACCTTCACAGTCTGGGATGTGGGTGGTCAAGAAAAGATCAGAATCCTGTGGAAACACTATTTCATAAACACCGATGGACTGGTGTTTGTGGTGGACAGTTCAGATTCTGAAAGGTTCTCCGAAGCTAAAGAAGAACTGGAAGCCATCCTAGAAGATGTTGAAATGAAGCGTGTTCCCTTCGTGATCCTGGCCAACAAACAGGACCTGCCTGGAGCCAGACGACCCCAGGAACTGGTGGACGAGCTGGAACTAAGGAAGCAAAGAGGGCATGAATGGCACGTGCAGGGCTGCTGTGCCACCAGCGGGGAGGGGCTGGTGGAGGGACTGGAGAAGCTCTCTGAACTGGTGAAGCAGCGCAAGAAACCTAGAGCCTTCTAG